Proteins found in one Zea mays cultivar B73 chromosome 1, Zm-B73-REFERENCE-NAM-5.0, whole genome shotgun sequence genomic segment:
- the LOC103645498 gene encoding transcription factor bHLH18, giving the protein MEDSSLFMQWAMDTLQHENNPAPASAAAVHGGFSEATFPSLKALREASHAAEMVQELIADADVVRHAPNSWNSGDNTTANYNVPAGWGFGGATAASALPGSHGMMEAPPAMATRGRPPPGLVYRLPPTRRAGLKSLGSMAAAYAKDHIIAERKRREKINQRFIELSTVIPGLKKMDKATILLDATRYLKELQEKLKDLEQRKEAGGGSIETLVLVKKPCLHAAAARDDDGGSSLPASPPAGTPTEGKRLPEIEVQFSELEKTVAVRVHCENRKGVVVHVLAELEDLHLSNIHANVMPFTACTRIITITAKASFPCPAF; this is encoded by the exons ATGGAGGACTCGAGCTTATTCATGCAGTGGGCGATGGACACGCTGCAGCACGAGAACAACCCTGCGCCTGCCAGCGCCGCCGCCGTCCACGGCGGCTTCAGCGAGGCTACTTTCCCCTCGCTCAAAGCGCTCCGCGAGGCCTCGCATGCAGCCGAAATGGTCCAGGAGTTGATCGCGGACGCCGACGTCGTCCGCCATGCGCCAAACAGCTGGAACTCCGGCGACAACACCACCGCGAACTACAACGTGCCCGCGGGCTGGGGCTTCGGCGGTGCCACTGCAGCCTCCGCGCTGCCAGGCAGCCACGGCATGATGGAGGCCCCGCCTGCCATGGCCACACGCGGTCGGCCGCCGCCGGGTCTGGTGTACAGGCTTCCGCCGACGAGGAGAGCCGGCCTAAAGAGCTTGGGCTCCATGGCGGCGGCGTACGCGAAGGACCACATCATCGCAGAGCGGAAACGGCGAGAGAAGATCAACCAGCGCTTCATCGAGCTCTCCACTGTTATCCCAGGCCTCAAGAAG ATGGACAAGGCGACCATCCTTCTGGACGCGACAAGGTACCTGAAGGAGCTCCAAGAGAAGCTGAAGGATCTGGAGCAGCGGAAGGAGGCCGGCGGCGGGAGCATCGAGACCCTGGTGCTCGTCAAGAAGCCATGCCTCCATGCCGCGGCTGCGCgggatgacgacggtggctcctcGCTGCCGGCGTCGCCGCCGGCAGGCACACCAACAGAGGGGAAACGGCTGCCGGAGATCGAGGTCCAGTTCTCGGAGTTGGAGAAGACCGTGGCGGTGAGGGTGCACTGCGAGAACAGGAAGGGGGTGGTCGTCCACGTGCTCGCCGAGCTTGAAGATCTCCACCTCAGTAACATCCACGCCAATGTTATGCCGTTCACGGCTTGCACTCGGATCATAACCATCACGGCAAAGGCTAGTTTTCCTTGCCCGGCCTTTTAA
- the LOC100282799 gene encoding ADP-ribosylation factor isoform X1 codes for MGLLSIIRKIKRKEKEMRILMVGLDNSGKTTIVLKINGEDTSIISPTLGFNIKTIKYHKYSLNIWDVGGQKTIRSYWRNYFEQTDGLVWVVDSSDIRRLDDCRAELHNLLKEERLVGASLLVFANKQDIQGALKPDEIAKVLNLEVMDRSRHWKIVGCSAYTGEGLLEGFDWLVQDVASRIYVLD; via the exons ATGGGGCTACTCAGCATTATCCGCAAGATCAAGCGCAAGGAGAAGGAGATGCGCATCCTCATGGT TGGCCTGGACAACTCGGGGAAGACAACCATCGTTCTCAAGATCAATGGGGAGGACACCAGCATCATTAGCCCAACCCTTGGATTCAACATCAAGACCATCAAGTACCACAA ATACTCTTTGAACATATGGGATGTTGGAGGACAGAAGACAATCAGGTCTTACTGGAGAAACTACTTTGAGCAGACTGATGGATTAGTTTGGGTTGTTGATAGTTCAGACATAAGGAGGCTTGATGATTGCCGTGCTGAACTCCACAATCTCTTGAAAGAAGAG AGACTAGTTGGAGCTTCATTGTTGGTTTTTGCAAATAAGCAAGACATACAGGGAGCTCTAAAACCAGATGAAATTGCGAAG GTTCTGAATCTGGAAGTGATGGACAGAAGCAGGCACTGGAAGATTGTGGGCTGCAGCGCTTACACGGGAGAGGGGCTTCTCGAGGGCTTCGACTGGCTGGTCCAGGACGTCGCTTCTCGGATCTACGTCCTAGACTGA